The Montipora capricornis isolate CH-2021 chromosome 3, ASM3666992v2, whole genome shotgun sequence genome window below encodes:
- the LOC138043077 gene encoding uncharacterized protein: protein MTPDSTLQRLLPSKHPATRLFMQRAHQAGGHRGRNATLARFRMHYWTSQGSKLARLVKVKCQLCKLRDAKFLEQPMGLLPEARLKPAPAFNHVMLDLFGPYTVRGEVQKRTSGKAYGVMFTDLAMRAVHIEAVFGYDTSNFLMALSRFASLRGWPEMIYSDPGSQLVGAEKELKEAWQRIDREPLQRDSVQNGSTWVFGPADSPWHQGAVESLIKAAKRTIHFSVSNQRLSVPEFLTVCCEVSNLLNERLIGVKPSVDSTINVLTPIVCCLDGLLHPTLWDGNRTKQALPRGIISFSLWWKTSGNDGPSSMLQH, encoded by the coding sequence ATGACACCAGACTCGACCCTTCAGAGATTGTTACCCTCTAAGCATCCAGCTACACGTCTTTTCATGCAACGCGCTCATCAAGCAGGAGGACATAGAGGACGTAACGCAACCCTAGCTCGATTTCGAATGCACTACTGGACATCTCAAGGGAGCAAACTGGCAAGATTGGTGAAAGTGAAGTGTCAACTGTGTAAGTTACGTGATGCAAAATTTCTTGAACAACCAATGGGGTTATTGCCAGAGGCTAGACTGAAACCTGCACCCGCATTCAACCATGTGATGCTTGACTTGTTCGGACCATACACAGTTAGAGGAGAAGTCCAGAAACGCACAAGTGGTAAAGCATATGGTGTAATGTTCACTGATCTTGCAATGAGAGCCGTTCATATTGAGGCGGTGTTTGGCTACGACACTAGCAACTTTCTGATGGCACTTAGCAGATTCGCAAGTCTTCGTGGATGGCCAGAAATGATTTACAGTGATCCAGGTTCTCAACTTGTAGGCGCAGAGAAGGAACTCAAAGAGGCCTGGCAAAGAATCGATAGAGAGCCGTTACAAAGAGATTCTGTTCAGAATGGTTCCACCTGGGTATTCGGACCTGCCGACAGTCCTTGGCATCAAGGAGCAGTGGAGTCTCTGATAAAGGCTGCTAAGCGTACTATTCATTTCTCAGTCAGTAACCAACGTCTGTCTGTACCTGAATTTCTCACTGTCTGTTGTGAAGTGTCCAATTTACTGAATGAGCGCCTCATCGGAGTTAAACCAAGCGTGGATTCAACCATCAATGTTCTCACACCAATAGTTTGTTGCTTGGACGGGCTACTGCATCCAACCCTTTGGGATGGCAACCGTACGAAACAAGCATTGCCACGCGGTATCATCTCGTTCAGTCTGTGGTGGAAGACTTCTGGAAACGATGGACCGAGCTCTATGCTCCAGCACTAG